A region of the Drosophila ananassae strain 14024-0371.13 chromosome XL, ASM1763931v2, whole genome shotgun sequence genome:
TACGGCAAGGGTATGACAATGGCAACGTCCTGCAGCTCCAGCTGCTGTGCCTCCAGTTCGTACTCGATGTTGACGTCGCAGCCGCCTTCTCCGTTGTCGGACGGCCAGCAGTTGACTGGAATAGAGCGAGAGAGCAATACGTAAGGGAAGGGGAACACAGATAAGGGAACAAAGGGCACTTACTGGTCAGAGGAATGGCAGACTCGTCCTGCGAAACAAAGCGCCACTTCAGCACACCCACGTCCGTGTTGAGGGGGAATGGCTTGGCCAGATTCTTCAGCCCGATCATGGTGCGTGTCTTGAAGAGCTCCTTGTCCACATTGGGATGCGTCTGTAGCTGGAGGCCCTGTGTATGGTTGGGGGATAGCTTCAGCAGAATACGCCCGTATGCCTCGTCCGAGATGCGCAGTGTCAGCAAGCCAGAGTTCTCGAACTGCTGCACACCTCCGTCGCGTCCCAGACGCACCACCAGCTTGTCCTCGATCTTCAAGTGCACACTAGTGGGGCAAAAGTTGTTGCATTAATTAGAAGAAACCTAGAGCATCTCGAATACGCACCTTTCTCTGTGAATATCCGCCGAAATAGCCGCCTTGGCCGCTGCACTGGCACTTGAAGCGGCTCCCGAGCTTCCCGAGGACGCTGCCGGAGCCAGATTGGCAATCTTCTCGCCCTCGCTCTTCAACTGATCCACGAAGCTATCCACATCCTTTGACTTGCCGCCGAGCTTGAGGGCGTTGCGTGAAGTGGGCTTACTGAAGGGGTAGAATAACCATGAAGGGGTGCAGACGATGCACAGGAAAGTGAAATACTTACGCGGCCACTTTGGATTTGGTATCCACTTCGATAGAGGCCATGCCGATAGTGGAGCTGGAGACGCCAGAGCTGCTGCTCACGCTGCTGCTGCCAAAGCTGTCGGAGCTGAAACCACCACTGCGTCCTCCCATACCTCCCATGGAGGGGCCACCGCGCTTGCTGGCCTCCATGCGCTGACGCTGGAGCTCCTTGGCCTTCTCGCGCATCTTCTGGCGAGCCTCGCGTTCCTGGGTCTGCCGCACAGCCTGGTAGACCTTCTCCTCATGCGAGTCCATCTCCACGAAGGTCTTGATCTGAGCCAGATTGACGCTCTCCCTGTAGCCGAGGGCCACGATCTCGTCAAAGGCAAAGATCAGATTGAAGGCGTTATCCACGATTTCCTTTTCGTCCAGGGAGTGGCTGTACTCAGGGATCTGAGAGGGAGTATGGTTATTAAGTTATTAAAGGTCTCCCGAGGGCGGGACTCACCACTTTGGAGAACAG
Encoded here:
- the LOC6503766 gene encoding coatomer subunit delta produces the protein MVLIAAAVCTKNGKVILSRQFVEMTKARIEGLLAAFPKLMTAGKQHTYVETDSVRYVYQPMEKLYMLLITTKASNILEDLETLRLFSKVIPEYSHSLDEKEIVDNAFNLIFAFDEIVALGYRESVNLAQIKTFVEMDSHEEKVYQAVRQTQEREARQKMREKAKELQRQRMEASKRGGPSMGGMGGRSGGFSSDSFGSSSVSSSSGVSSSTIGMASIEVDTKSKVAAKPTSRNALKLGGKSKDVDSFVDQLKSEGEKIANLAPAASSGSSGAASSASAAAKAAISADIHRESVHLKIEDKLVVRLGRDGGVQQFENSGLLTLRISDEAYGRILLKLSPNHTQGLQLQTHPNVDKELFKTRTMIGLKNLAKPFPLNTDVGVLKWRFVSQDESAIPLTINCWPSDNGEGGCDVNIEYELEAQQLELQDVAIVIPLPMNVQPSVAEYDGTYNYDSRKHVLQWHIPIIDAANKSGSMEFSCNASIPGDFFPLQVSFVSKTPYAGISAQDVVQVDSEVAVKYSSESILFVEKYEIV